The Primulina eburnea isolate SZY01 chromosome 13, ASM2296580v1, whole genome shotgun sequence genome includes a region encoding these proteins:
- the LOC140808684 gene encoding polygalacturonase At1g48100 isoform X1, whose product MNLKLITICSLFVLISTSSVTAANQAHVKKSKMQNKKRKNDNWNNPFLFNVLAFGAKGDGLSDDSKALLAAWKSACKISGAVVEVPSEFKFLIKPLTLQGPCLPNLVLQIDGIILAPAKIGTWTKYSLYQWINFKWLHNFTIQGSGTADGQGYNWWDSSLNDDTQKKAKKISSIKPTALRFYASYNITVRDISIKNSPLCHLKFDNSRRVKVNNITIFSPGNSPNTDGIHLQNSQDVEIQHSNIGSGDDCVSIQTGCSNVHVHHINCSPGHGISLGGLGKGKSLACVSNILVENITMLNTLYGARIKTWQGGLGSVKNVSFSNIQVTDVKYPIVIDQYYCDKNQYACKNQTEAVAISGVEFNRITGTYASQPIHMACSISFPCIDVVLDSIQLQPSKKHGALIQQPLCSNSYGKSSGLLVPESMNYCVRSGSDFSRRISRSHDVSC is encoded by the exons ATGAACCTGAAACTCATCACTATATGCTCTCTTTTCGTACTCATTTCTACCTCATCTGTAACAGCGGCAAACCAAGCCCACGTCAAGAAAAGCAAAATGCAAAACAAGAAACGGAAGAATGACAACTGGAACAATCCTTTTCTTTTCAATGTGCTTGCATTTGGAGCCAAGGGTGATGGTCTTTCTGACGATTCCAAG GCACTTTTAGCAGCTTGGAAATCTGCTTGCAAGATATCAGGAGCTGTCGTTGAAGTTCCTTCAGAATTTAAATTTCTGATAAAACCCTTGACACTCCAAGGGCCCTGTCTGCCGAATCTTGTTTTACAG ATTGATGGGATTATTTTAGCCCCTGCGAAAATTGGAACATGGACAAAATATAGCTTGTATCAATGGATAAACTTTAAGTGGCTTCATAACTTTACAATCCAGGGTTCAGGTACAGCTGATGGGCAAGGTTATAACTGGTGGGATTCTTCATTAAATGATGATACTCAG AAGAAAGCGAAAAAAATATCAAGCATTAAACCAACC GCACTGAGATTCTACGCGAGCTATAACATCACGGTTCGCGACATTAGTATAAAAAACAGCCCTTTATGCCATCTAAAATTCGATAACTCTAGAAGAGTGAAGGTCAACAATATTACGATTTTCTCTCCTGGAAACAGCCCGAATACTGATGGCATTCACCTGCAGAACTCCCAAGATGTAGAAATCCAGCATTCCAACATAGGATCAG GAGATGATTGTGTGTCTATACAAACCGGTTGTTCCAATGTTCATGTCCATCATATAAACTGTAGCCCTGGTCATGGAATAAG TTTAGGAGGACTAGGAAAGGGTAAAAGCCTCGCATGTGTCTCCAATATCTTAGTTGAAAACATCACAATGCTGAACACTCTATATGGAGCCAGGATCAAAACATGGCAG GGTGGTCTTGGATCGGTGAAAAATGTGTCGTTTTCAAATATCCAAGTCACAGACGTTAAGTATCCGATAGTGATCGATCAGTACTATTGTGACAAGAATCAAtatgcctgcaagaaccaaacAGAGGCAGTGGCAATATCGGGAGTTGAATTCAATCGGATTACAGGGACTTATGCATCACAACCCATTCATATGGCGTGCAGCATTTCATTTCCATGCATAGATGTTGTTCTGGATTCCATTCAACTACAGCCCTCCAAAAAACATGGAGCATTAATTCAGCAACCGTTGTGCTCAAATTCATATGGAAAATCATCGGGACTGCTTGTTCCTGAAAGCATGAATTATTGTGTGAGAAGTGGGAGTGATTTTAGCAGGAGAATATCAAGATCACACGATGTTAGCTGTTGA
- the LOC140808684 gene encoding polygalacturonase At1g48100 isoform X2: MNLKLITICSLFVLISTSSVTAANQAHVKKSKMQNKKRKNDNWNNPFLFNVLAFGAKGDGLSDDSKALLAAWKSACKISGAVVEVPSEFKFLIKPLTLQGPCLPNLVLQIDGIILAPAKIGTWTKYSLYQWINFKWLHNFTIQGSGTADGQGYNWWDSSLNDDTQALRFYASYNITVRDISIKNSPLCHLKFDNSRRVKVNNITIFSPGNSPNTDGIHLQNSQDVEIQHSNIGSGDDCVSIQTGCSNVHVHHINCSPGHGISLGGLGKGKSLACVSNILVENITMLNTLYGARIKTWQGGLGSVKNVSFSNIQVTDVKYPIVIDQYYCDKNQYACKNQTEAVAISGVEFNRITGTYASQPIHMACSISFPCIDVVLDSIQLQPSKKHGALIQQPLCSNSYGKSSGLLVPESMNYCVRSGSDFSRRISRSHDVSC, translated from the exons ATGAACCTGAAACTCATCACTATATGCTCTCTTTTCGTACTCATTTCTACCTCATCTGTAACAGCGGCAAACCAAGCCCACGTCAAGAAAAGCAAAATGCAAAACAAGAAACGGAAGAATGACAACTGGAACAATCCTTTTCTTTTCAATGTGCTTGCATTTGGAGCCAAGGGTGATGGTCTTTCTGACGATTCCAAG GCACTTTTAGCAGCTTGGAAATCTGCTTGCAAGATATCAGGAGCTGTCGTTGAAGTTCCTTCAGAATTTAAATTTCTGATAAAACCCTTGACACTCCAAGGGCCCTGTCTGCCGAATCTTGTTTTACAG ATTGATGGGATTATTTTAGCCCCTGCGAAAATTGGAACATGGACAAAATATAGCTTGTATCAATGGATAAACTTTAAGTGGCTTCATAACTTTACAATCCAGGGTTCAGGTACAGCTGATGGGCAAGGTTATAACTGGTGGGATTCTTCATTAAATGATGATACTCAG GCACTGAGATTCTACGCGAGCTATAACATCACGGTTCGCGACATTAGTATAAAAAACAGCCCTTTATGCCATCTAAAATTCGATAACTCTAGAAGAGTGAAGGTCAACAATATTACGATTTTCTCTCCTGGAAACAGCCCGAATACTGATGGCATTCACCTGCAGAACTCCCAAGATGTAGAAATCCAGCATTCCAACATAGGATCAG GAGATGATTGTGTGTCTATACAAACCGGTTGTTCCAATGTTCATGTCCATCATATAAACTGTAGCCCTGGTCATGGAATAAG TTTAGGAGGACTAGGAAAGGGTAAAAGCCTCGCATGTGTCTCCAATATCTTAGTTGAAAACATCACAATGCTGAACACTCTATATGGAGCCAGGATCAAAACATGGCAG GGTGGTCTTGGATCGGTGAAAAATGTGTCGTTTTCAAATATCCAAGTCACAGACGTTAAGTATCCGATAGTGATCGATCAGTACTATTGTGACAAGAATCAAtatgcctgcaagaaccaaacAGAGGCAGTGGCAATATCGGGAGTTGAATTCAATCGGATTACAGGGACTTATGCATCACAACCCATTCATATGGCGTGCAGCATTTCATTTCCATGCATAGATGTTGTTCTGGATTCCATTCAACTACAGCCCTCCAAAAAACATGGAGCATTAATTCAGCAACCGTTGTGCTCAAATTCATATGGAAAATCATCGGGACTGCTTGTTCCTGAAAGCATGAATTATTGTGTGAGAAGTGGGAGTGATTTTAGCAGGAGAATATCAAGATCACACGATGTTAGCTGTTGA
- the LOC140810001 gene encoding uncharacterized protein, with the protein MTSTHSTNLFRFSKKTYSIMATKTTSTATTSKPQKLQPQKQAITEQEKRIEEVLSFPILLSDQISEAVKESDSFKFECSEVGKKVERLCQMLRSAARLASSTTAGAPFYDRPLRRIAMDVSKNLEKSLTLVKKCRRRSILRRVVIIVSATEFRKLLGFLDSCVADMTWVLSIFEAGGAGGGISLTLPPIASNDPIISWVWSFIASLHMGQLQDRIEASNELASLAKDNDRNKQIIVEEGGISPLLKLLKDSSSAEAQMAATSALQNLANDAERVRAIIDALGVPIIVQVLGGSSMKAQTMVAKLVASMAEHCHLAQEDFARENVIRPLVTLLSFDLFMDDTKLKIGKQSIHSIIQINKEMEKKNLYKPGFGSSLSMQYSEGSSKGGNHRKDRENEKPEVKLSLKISCAEALWMLARNSVPNSKRITETKGLLCLAKLVETEEGELQYKCLMTIMEITAAAESNPDLRMATFKTNSPAAKAVVDQLLRMIKDSDNSRLHIAAIRSIGSLAKTFPARETRVIRPLVEQLRNSNQDVMAEAAKSLGKFACPENFLCVEHSKTIIDFGGVPPLMKLLRGNEKTQLHGLVLICYLSIHDGKNEDLERAGVLNAFEGLDRAIIAQHPELKELISQAIYHLSVFHQSHSGLLAQRQF; encoded by the coding sequence ATGACTTCTACGCATAGCACAAATCTTTTTCGTTTCTCCAAGAAAACATATTCGATTATGGCGACAAAAACTACTTCTACTGCAACCACATCAAAACCTCAGAAACTGCAACCTCAGAAGCAGGCGATTACCGAACAAGAGAAGCGGATCGAAGAGGTTTTATCATTTCCAATCCTTTTGTCCGACCAGATTTCCGAAGCGGTTAAAGAATCCGATTCTTTCAAGTTCGAGTGCTCTGAGGTTGGCAAGAAAGTCGAACGCCTCTGCCAGATGCTCCGCTCCGCCGCGCGCCTTGCATCCTCCACCACTGCTGGAGCTCCATTCTACGACCGCCCCCTCCGCCGTATCGCAATGGACGTGTCCaagaatcttgaaaagtcactAACCCTAGTTAAGAAATGCCGACGGCGCAGCATCCTACGCCGCGTGGTCATCATAGTGTCCGCCACTGAATTCCGCAAACTCCTCGGATTCCTCGACTCCTGTGTTGCTGATATGACATGGGTTCTCTCTATTTTCGAGGCCGGTGGCGCCGGTGGAGGTATCAGCCTTACTTTACCCCCCATTGCCAGTAACGACCCTATAATTTCTTGGGTTTGGTCTTTTATTGCTTCTTTACATATGGGTCAATTGCAAGATAGAATCGAGGCCTCAAATGAATTAGCTTCATTAGCTAAAGATAATGATAGAAACAAACAAATAATAGTTGAAGAAGGTGGAATTTCACCTTTGTTGAAGCTGTTAAAAGATAGTTCATCAGCTGAGGCGCAAATGGCCGCTACCTCTGCACTTCAAAACTTAGCAAATGACGCGGAAAGGGTCCGAGCAATAATTGATGCTTTAGGGGTTCCAATAATTGTTCAAGTTTTAGGAGGTTCATCAATGAAAGCACAAACAATGGTTGCAAAATTGGTAGCTTCAATGGCCGAGCATTGCCATCTTGCACAAGAGGATTTTGCTCGAGAGAATGTGATTAGGCCACTCGTTACCTTATTGTCGTTTGATTTATTCATGGACGACACTAAGCTAAAAATTGGGAAGCAAAGCATACATTCTATCATCCAGATTAACAAGGAAATGGAGAAGAAGAATTTGTACAAGCCGGGATTTGGGtcgtctttatctatgcaataCTCAGAAGGAAGCAGCAAGGGAGGGAACCATAGGAAGGATAGGGAGAATGAGAAACCAGAGGTAAAACTCTCTCTGAAAATTAGTTGTGCTGAAGCACTGTGGATGCTAGCTAGAAATAGTGTGCCAAATAGTAAGAGGATAACAGAGACAAAAGGGTTACTTTGTTTGGCTAAGCTTGTGGAGACAGAAGAAGGTGAGCTGCAGTATAAATGTCTGATGACGATAATGGAGATAACTGCTGCAGCAGAGTCAAATCCTGACCTCAGAATGGCAACTTTTAAGACAAATTCACCAGCTGCAAAGGCAGTTGTCGATCAGCTTCTAAGGATGATCAAAGATTCTGATAATTCAAGGTTACACATAGCGGCTATAAGGTCAATAGGCTCATTGGCTAAAACCTTTCCGGCAAGGGAGACAAGGGTGATCCGTCCGTTGGTCGAGCAACTGAGGAACAGCAATCAAGACGTGATGGCAGAAGCTGCTAAATCACTTGGGAAATTTGCTTGTCCTGAGAATTTTCTGTGTGTTGAGCACTCAAAGACTATTATCGATTTTGGAGGCGTTCCGCCTCTAATGAAGTTGTTAAGGGGAAATGAGAAGACACAATTACATGGACTGGTTCTTATCTGTTACCTCTCCATTCATGATGGTAAGAATGAGGATTTGGAACGAGCGGGAGTTTTGAATGCCTTCGAAGGGTTGGACCGTGCAATTATCGCCCAACATcctgaactgaaagaattgataTCCCAAGCGATATATCATCTTAGTGTGTTCCACCAGTCTCACTCTGGTTTACTTGCTCAACGACAGTTTTAA
- the LOC140809418 gene encoding 3-oxoacyl-[acyl-carrier-protein] reductase 4 yields MAAFAVGSALVSFNSARISHRRIAHSHQASSPMKLPGSFHVQSRSLSSFSSTGIKAQVATVEKASTEATQSVEAPVVVVTGASRGIGRAVALAMGKAGCKVLVNYARSSKEAEEVLKEIEASGGHAITFGGDVSKEEDVDSMIKTAIDAWGTVDVLINNAGITRDCLLMRMKKSQWQEVIDINLTGVFLCTQAAAKVMMKKKKGRIINIASVVGLVGNVGQANYASAKAGVIGFTKSVAKEYSSRNITVNAVAPGFIASDMTAKLGADIEKKILESIPLGRYGQTEEVAGLVEFLALNPAANYITGQVVTIDGGMVM; encoded by the exons ATGGCTGCCTTCGCCGTCGGATCGGCTCTCGTCTCCTTCAACTCGGCcagaatttctcaccgtagaatCGCTCATTCCCACCAGGCATCCTCCCCGATGAAACTCCCAGGTTCATTTCACGTGCAAAGCAGATCCCTCAGCTCGTTTTCATCCACAG GTATAAAGGCGCAGGTTGCAACTGTCGAAAAAGCAAGTACTGAAGCGACACAAAGTGTCGAAGCTCCTGTTGTTGTTGTCACTGGAGCTTCTAGGGGAATTGGAAGAGCTGTTGCCTTGGCAATGGGGAAAGCTGGCTGCAAG GTTCTTGTTAACTATGCGAGGTCATCAAAGGAAGCAGAAGAAGTTTTGAAAGAG ATCGAGGCATCAGGTGGACATGCGATCACATTTGGTGGAGATGTCTCAAAAGAAGAAGATGTCGACTCTATGATTAAAACT GCAATCGATGCATGGGGAACTGTTGATGTGTTGATTAATAATGCTG GTATTACTAGGGATTGTTTGTTGATGAGAATGAAGAAATCTCAGTGGCAGGAGGTCATTGATATAAATCTCACCGGGGTGTTCCTATGTACACAG GCAGCTGCAAAAGTAatgatgaaaaagaaaaag GGAAGGATCATAAACATTGCTTCAGTTGTAGGTCTTGTGGGCAATGTTGGGCAAGCCAATTACGCATCTGCAAAAGCAGGGGTAATTGGATTTACAAAGTCCGTGGCCAAGGAGTATTCAAGCAGGAATATCACT GTAAATGCGGTTGCTCCTGGATTCATTGCATCGGATATGACCGCTAAACTTGGTGCAGACATTGAGAAAAAGATTCTGGAGAGCATCCCATTGG GAAGGTATGGCCAGACGGAAGAAGTTGCCGGGCTTGTCGAATTCTTGGCGCTCAATCCTGCTGCAAATTACATCACTGGACAG GTGGTAACCATAGATGGTGGTATGGTGATGTAA
- the LOC140809841 gene encoding nuclear pore complex protein NUP54 isoform X2 produces MFGAQSSSSATTAFGASGVGTSLFSTPFSQQSHPQHQQTPSIFQTPQLQQQLQTPSIFQTPQPQQSSGTPFGLANPFNTAAQSQAIVDAYKEEHGNPKYAFKHLLYSVTEPQQRIKPAGVSDILWADAMGKLECMESSLWPQLVQGFKDLSNRLKLQDEVILSDSERLRMTQNNVKMLQRHFQADTLPWIQRMQQKEQGLQRRLLRLMRIIESLEGKGCRLPLMKGEAELAEKLALITRQLKGSGAELVRRVQNLLALSRLQADGLNGGSLYFPGSTKIHEQSLAEMQEMLQQQTVAIAGLGNVLKRDIRDTEIIMAEDTEMSQD; encoded by the exons ATGTTCGGAGCGCAGTCCTCGTCCTCCGCCACCACGGCCTTCGGCGCCTCTGGAGTTGGAACATCGCTCTTTTCCACACCTTTCTCTCAGCAATCTCATCCTCAGCACCAGCAGACTCCTTCGATATTTCAGACTCCTCAACTGCAGCAACAGCTGCAAACTCCTTCGATTTTCCAGACCCCTCAGCCACAGCAAAGCTCCGGCACCCCTTTCGGATTGGCGAATCCATTTAACACAGCCGCTCAATCGCAG GCCATTGTGGATGCGTACAAGGAAGAACACGGAAACCCCAAGTATGCCTTTAAG CATCTATTGTACAGTGTGACTGAACCTCAGCAGAGGATAAAGCCTGCAGGTGTATCAGAT ATTTTGTGGGCAGATGCAATGGGGAAGCTGGAATGCATGGAAAGTTCCCTATGGCCCCAGCTTGTGCAGGGGTTTAAAGATCTTTCCAACCGTCTCAAG CTTCAAGACGAAGTCATTCTTTCGGATTCAGAGAGACTGAGGATGACTCAGAACAATGTCAAGATG CTCCAAAGGCATTTTCAAGCTGACACCCTTCCTTGGATTCAAAGGATGCAACAAAAAGAGCAAGGTCTACAGAGGCGCCTTTTGAGG TTAATGAGAATAATCGAGTCACTTGAGGGTAAAGGCTGTAGATTGCCTCTAATGAAAGGGGAAGCAGAATTGGCAGAGAAGCTGGCTTTGATTACAAGACAG TTAAAGGGATCTGGAGCAGAACTAGTGAGAAGAGTCCAGAATCTGCTTGCTTTATCCCGCCTTCAAGCGGATGGCCTAAATGGTGGCTCGCTTTATTTTCCAGGATCAACCAAAATTCATGAACAAAGTCTTGCCGAGATGCAGGAG ATGTTGCAACAACAGACTGTGGCTATTGCTGGGCTTGGCAACGTGCTAAAGCGAGACATACGAGATACGGAGATTATAATGGCTGAAGATACAGAAATGTCTCAAGACTAA
- the LOC140809841 gene encoding nuclear pore complex protein NUP54 isoform X1, translated as MFGAQSSSSATTAFGASGVGTSLFSTPFSQQSHPQHQQTPSIFQTPQLQQQLQTPSIFQTPQPQQSSGTPFGLANPFNTAAQSQVTPFNNAPPAFQFSNSQLTTQMAPVAPLPFSLPDRDIQAIVDAYKEEHGNPKYAFKHLLYSVTEPQQRIKPAGVSDILWADAMGKLECMESSLWPQLVQGFKDLSNRLKLQDEVILSDSERLRMTQNNVKMLQRHFQADTLPWIQRMQQKEQGLQRRLLRLMRIIESLEGKGCRLPLMKGEAELAEKLALITRQLKGSGAELVRRVQNLLALSRLQADGLNGGSLYFPGSTKIHEQSLAEMQEMLQQQTVAIAGLGNVLKRDIRDTEIIMAEDTEMSQD; from the exons ATGTTCGGAGCGCAGTCCTCGTCCTCCGCCACCACGGCCTTCGGCGCCTCTGGAGTTGGAACATCGCTCTTTTCCACACCTTTCTCTCAGCAATCTCATCCTCAGCACCAGCAGACTCCTTCGATATTTCAGACTCCTCAACTGCAGCAACAGCTGCAAACTCCTTCGATTTTCCAGACCCCTCAGCCACAGCAAAGCTCCGGCACCCCTTTCGGATTGGCGAATCCATTTAACACAGCCGCTCAATCGCAGGTTACTCCTTTTAATAATGCTCCGCCTGCATTTCAGTTTTCTAATTCGCAGCTGACTACGCAAATGGCCCCCGTCGCCCCTCTCCCATTCTCACTCCCTGATCGTGATATTCAA GCCATTGTGGATGCGTACAAGGAAGAACACGGAAACCCCAAGTATGCCTTTAAG CATCTATTGTACAGTGTGACTGAACCTCAGCAGAGGATAAAGCCTGCAGGTGTATCAGAT ATTTTGTGGGCAGATGCAATGGGGAAGCTGGAATGCATGGAAAGTTCCCTATGGCCCCAGCTTGTGCAGGGGTTTAAAGATCTTTCCAACCGTCTCAAG CTTCAAGACGAAGTCATTCTTTCGGATTCAGAGAGACTGAGGATGACTCAGAACAATGTCAAGATG CTCCAAAGGCATTTTCAAGCTGACACCCTTCCTTGGATTCAAAGGATGCAACAAAAAGAGCAAGGTCTACAGAGGCGCCTTTTGAGG TTAATGAGAATAATCGAGTCACTTGAGGGTAAAGGCTGTAGATTGCCTCTAATGAAAGGGGAAGCAGAATTGGCAGAGAAGCTGGCTTTGATTACAAGACAG TTAAAGGGATCTGGAGCAGAACTAGTGAGAAGAGTCCAGAATCTGCTTGCTTTATCCCGCCTTCAAGCGGATGGCCTAAATGGTGGCTCGCTTTATTTTCCAGGATCAACCAAAATTCATGAACAAAGTCTTGCCGAGATGCAGGAG ATGTTGCAACAACAGACTGTGGCTATTGCTGGGCTTGGCAACGTGCTAAAGCGAGACATACGAGATACGGAGATTATAATGGCTGAAGATACAGAAATGTCTCAAGACTAA